Part of the Terrisporobacter glycolicus ATCC 14880 = DSM 1288 genome is shown below.
CTCAACATCTTCTTCACTAAAATCTATTGAAACTGTTAAATGAGCTAAAACTTCCGTTACCTTAAATCTTAACTCTTTTATTTTATTAGCTAAAACACCACTTAAATGACTTTGAGCCACCTCTTGGGCCTTATCTGTTTTTGCTTTAATTACATCAATTACAGCTTCTGCTTGAGATAAATCTATTCTTCCATTCAAGAATGCTCTCTTTGTAAACTCACCTTCATCAGCAAGTCTTACGTCTTTACTTAATATTAATTCTAATATTTTTTTTACTGAAATAAATCCACCGTGGCAATTTATTTCAATTACATCTTCCGCTGTATAAGAATTAGGTCCTTTCATAAAAGCAAGTAACACTTCATCTATTTTTTTATCACCATCTAATATATGGCCATATATTAAAGTACGAGTATTATAATCTGTTATATTTTTTCCTGAAACAGATTTAAATATCTCCTCAGCTACTGGAAGAGATCTACTTCCACTAATTCTTATTATGCCTATTCCACCTTCTCCTGGTGCTGTTGCAATTGCTGCTATAGTATCATCTATAAACATGATATCACCTCTATATTTAATCTATTTTAAATTCTTAACTATTATTTAAAATTATAATCTTAATTTTATCATTATATTAAATAAATTACAAAAATTAAACCCCCTAAATAGTTAGGAGGTTTGAATTTTATCTTTTATATTCAATCACTAGTCTTCTATATGGATCTGTTCCTTCACTGTAAGTAATTACATACTTATCATTTTGTAAAGCTGAATGAACTATTCTTCTTTCATAAGGATTCATATAGTCCAGTTTTTTTGTTCTTCTAGTCTTTGCTACTTCACGAGCAACTTTTCTAGCATATCTAACTAATGATTCTTCTCTTTTATTTCTATAATTTTCTATATCAACTAATACTCTCATACGAGAATCCTTATTGATTTTATTTAAAGCTAGTCCAGTTAAAAATTGTACTGCATCAAGAGTTTCTCCTCTTCTTCCAATTAAACAAGTAGCTTCTTTTCCTTCTATGCTAATTTTAATTAAGTTATCCTCTTGAGTGGCATTAACTTTAGCACTTATCTTAGATTTTAATAGAATATTTTCTATAAATTCCTTAGCAATTTCTATTTCTTCTTTTTTTATTACTGTTACTTCATATATCCCATCTTTAGCCCCTAGGAATCCTAGAAACCCCTTAGAAGGATTTTGAATAACCTTTACTTCGATGTCTTTTTCTTCAACGCCTAATTCCAGTAATGCTGATTGAATTGCTTCTTCTTTTGTCTTACTTGTTATTTCTATCTTTTTTGTTTGATTTTGCATTGCTGTTAGGTTTTCCTGATTTTTCATCTTTAACTACTGCCTCCTTAGAATCAGCCAGTTTAGCTTTTAAAGGACTTGTTATTAATTGATATTGAGCTATAGAGAACAAGTTACTTGTTATCCAATATATTGCAAGACCTGCTTGGAAAGTATATCCCCAGAATAATGACATTGCTGACATTACATAAGTCATACTTTTCATCATATTTTCAGTTTGCGCATCCCCAGTAGACATCATTTTTTGCATGAAGTAAGCACTTATACCTGAAAGTAATGCTAGGCTGATACTTCCTGTTGCAGAAATATCTTTTATCCATAAGAAACCTGCTTGCGCTGCTTGTGCTGCCACATCTGCATTTGGAAATACACCATAAAGTACAGGTTCTCTTAATACATTAAATAGTCCTATTAATATAGGCATTTGTATTAATAATGGCAAACAACCAGCTAGTGGATTAATCTTTGCTTCTTTATAAATCTTC
Proteins encoded:
- the jag gene encoding RNA-binding cell elongation regulator Jag/EloR codes for the protein MKNQENLTAMQNQTKKIEITSKTKEEAIQSALLELGVEEKDIEVKVIQNPSKGFLGFLGAKDGIYEVTVIKKEEIEIAKEFIENILLKSKISAKVNATQEDNLIKISIEGKEATCLIGRRGETLDAVQFLTGLALNKINKDSRMRVLVDIENYRNKREESLVRYARKVAREVAKTRRTKKLDYMNPYERRIVHSALQNDKYVITYSEGTDPYRRLVIEYKR
- a CDS encoding YidC/Oxa1 family membrane protein insertase, whose product is MSIISNVLGHILRVIFEFVNNYGLSIVVFTLFVRLLLVPLMVKQIRSQKAMQDIQPKIKEIQEKYKNKPEKQQEELMKIYKEAKINPLAGCLPLLIQMPILIGLFNVLREPVLYGVFPNADVAAQAAQAGFLWIKDISATGSISLALLSGISAYFMQKMMSTGDAQTENMMKSMTYVMSAMSLFWGYTFQAGLAIYWITSNLFSIAQYQLITSPLKAKLADSKEAVVKDEKSGKPNSNAKSNKKDRNNK